TAATACCAGGCAGACTGATCCATTGTGACAACAATGCGGGCCGATTTACCGGTGAGCAGTTTCTTCCTTCTGCCCCCGTTGGCATACTTAAAGGCAAAACCCGGAATGAACACCCTGTCGATAAAGCCTTTCAGCATGGCAGGATATGTCGCCCACCAGTTGGGATAAATAAAGACCAGGTGATCAGCCTTGCTTATTAAATCCCAGGCCTGCCGGATGTGTTCTTCCGGCTCGGGTAATTGACGATACCCTTGCGGCAGGTCGTAACGAAAATTAAGTTCACGGAGATACAGCTGATAAACAGTATGGCCGGCCGATTCAGCGCCTTCTACATAAGCCTTCTGCAGGGCTGAGCCAATGCTGTCCTCATAAGGATATCCGTTAATTATCAGTATTTTCTTCATATTTTCTTTTCAGTACTTTTAATGCTTCGCGCTCGCTGAGCGGGGAAAGCCGGTTATTCTGCACAAATTCCAACACCCAGTCAGCATCCGTTTTTGAGTATTCCCGTAACGCCCAACCTATCGCCTTGCGGATAAAAAAATCCTTTTCTCCGGCAAGGCGGCGGATCGTGTTGCCGAGCAGTTCCACGTCGGTTGCCTTCTTATACTTTAACTGGAAAAGCAGACTCGTACGCCACAGCCAGATATTTTCCTGCCCCAACCAACGCTGAACAGAAGAACTGATCAAATCCGGATTGTGCATGAACAAGGTGCCAATGAAACGGGCTGCTATCAGGTCAGCCGTGTCCCACCAGGGTTTAGTAACAATGCAATATTCAAAAAGTTCAAGATGTTCCCTGCTGAATTTTTTCCGGAATTTTTCCATTATATCCATCGCGGCATACTGGCATTCCCGTTCGGGAAGCTCCCAGAGCAACCTGACTGTCCGGGGCATCTCAGACAAGGAAGGAAGCCCGTAGTCCCTGAAAAAATCCTTTTCCAGTTCCTGTCGCTTGTCCTTTTTCAGCCCGAAAAAAGGAAACTGGTTCTTCATGTACTTCGCCATTAAAAAAGCATCGTCCTGCGATGCCTTCGTGCGAAAGCATTCATACAGTTGCGCTGTATATTCGCCGGTATTCATGAAATTTCATTAT
The window above is part of the Bacteroidales bacterium genome. Proteins encoded here:
- a CDS encoding NAD(P)H-dependent oxidoreductase, encoding MKKILIINGYPYEDSIGSALQKAYVEGAESAGHTVYQLYLRELNFRYDLPQGYRQLPEPEEHIRQAWDLISKADHLVFIYPNWWATYPAMLKGFIDRVFIPGFAFKYANGGRRKKLLTGKSARIVVTMDQSAWYYRYVLGGAGSRALKKAVLNFCGVAPVRITTIGKIRAITDQKLKILTAGFRRMGMKAC
- a CDS encoding DNA alkylation repair protein, which produces MNTGEYTAQLYECFRTKASQDDAFLMAKYMKNQFPFFGLKKDKRQELEKDFFRDYGLPSLSEMPRTVRLLWELPERECQYAAMDIMEKFRKKFSREHLELFEYCIVTKPWWDTADLIAARFIGTLFMHNPDLISSSVQRWLGQENIWLWRTSLLFQLKYKKATDVELLGNTIRRLAGEKDFFIRKAIGWALREYSKTDADWVLEFVQNNRLSPLSEREALKVLKRKYEENTDN